In Carboxydothermus pertinax, the genomic window CTTTTTGTTGCTCATTCTCAATAATCTTGGCGTTTCTTAGCATTTTTTCTAAAGTAATAATCCGGCCCTCAATAAAAGCCTGAGCATTTTTCGCATCCTCATACTCGGAGTTTTCGCTAATATCTCCAAATTCAATAGCCTGTTTAATTCTCTCAGCGACTTCACGTCTTTTAACGGATTTTAATTCTTCTAATTCCTGTTCTAATTTTTTAAGCCCTTCCCGGGTTAAGATAACTTCTTTTTCTTTCATCTTTCTCTCTCCTTTTTATTTCCTTAAGAGATTAGGTATTTTTGTTACCTTTCTAATCCCCGCAAATTATACCGAAAGCACTGCTGAATTCAGCAGTGCTTTATTCTTTAAACGCAGTTAATTATAAAAGACGAGTTATTCCTTGTCAAGGAATTTTATGTGGCAAAAACCGTCTTTTTGATAGCATTTTTTCTAATTTTTTCTATTTCTTCAACGGTTACTGCCCTCTCAAAGCTTCTAAAGCCTCCAACTTTAAAACCATGCTTTTGGGCAAGCCGGTTAATCTC contains:
- the greA gene encoding transcription elongation factor GreA, with product MKEKEVILTREGLKKLEQELEELKSVKRREVAERIKQAIEFGDISENSEYEDAKNAQAFIEGRIITLEKMLRNAKIIENEQQKDVVTLGSRVVLKDLEYGDVEEYYIVGSAEADPSANKISNESPVGSAILGQKKGTVVEVKVPAGILKYEIVDILD